The following proteins are co-located in the Microcystis wesenbergii NRERC-220 genome:
- the pstB gene encoding phosphate ABC transporter ATP-binding protein PstB, producing the protein MTTHLNPDHSVFEAEGVKVFYNGFLALVDVHIKIPARKIIAFIGPSGCGKSTLLRCFNRMNDLIPGAKVEGKLLYRNQNIYDPQVNAVKLRRQVGMVFQRPNPFPKSIYENIAYAPRTNGYQGNLDELVEYSLRQAAIWEEVKDKLKEKGTALSGGQQQRLCIARAISRSERVATAMKPDVLLMDEPCSALDPISTRQVEELCLQLKESYTIITVTHNMQQASRIADWTAFFNTETDPSGKRRGKLVEFSPTEVMFGNPQTDEAREYITGRFG; encoded by the coding sequence ATGACTACCCACCTTAACCCAGATCACAGTGTTTTCGAGGCGGAAGGAGTGAAAGTTTTTTATAACGGGTTTCTCGCTCTTGTGGACGTTCATATTAAAATTCCCGCACGAAAAATCATCGCCTTTATCGGCCCGTCTGGTTGCGGGAAAAGTACCCTCTTGCGCTGCTTTAACCGAATGAATGATCTGATCCCCGGTGCCAAGGTGGAGGGAAAACTACTTTACCGAAATCAGAATATTTACGATCCGCAGGTCAACGCGGTCAAGTTACGGCGACAGGTGGGGATGGTTTTCCAACGTCCGAACCCTTTTCCCAAGAGCATTTACGAGAATATCGCCTACGCGCCCCGAACCAACGGTTATCAGGGCAATCTGGACGAATTGGTCGAGTATTCCCTGCGGCAGGCGGCGATCTGGGAGGAAGTAAAGGACAAACTGAAAGAAAAAGGAACGGCACTATCGGGGGGACAACAACAGCGTCTCTGTATCGCCCGTGCGATCTCGCGTAGCGAGCGCGTTGCGACCGCTATGAAGCCAGATGTTTTATTGATGGATGAACCCTGTTCGGCCCTCGATCCCATCTCTACCCGTCAGGTGGAGGAATTGTGCCTACAACTGAAGGAAAGTTACACGATCATTACCGTTACCCACAATATGCAGCAGGCATCGCGGATCGCCGACTGGACGGCATTTTTTAACACCGAAACCGATCCGTCCGGGAAACGCCGGGGAAAATTAGTCGAATTCAGCCCCACGGAAGTTATGTTCGGCAATCCGCAAACCGACGAGGCCCGGGAGTATATTACTGGGCGATTCGGGTAA
- the pstA gene encoding phosphate ABC transporter permease PstA produces MVKSSVKSDTVEFIDHLERREAIGKFCEYLFLFGLLIGLFVLALLVLNIAHDGLGRLLTPGFLTETPSRFPERGGIRPAIIGSFYLGIIVLLVAVPIGVGSALYLEEYAPKTWWTALIEVNIGNLAGVPSIVYGLLGLAVFNYLLNFGPTLISGALTLALLSLPVIIVTAREAIRAVPDSLRQASYGLGSTKWQTIQHHVLPYAVPGILTGVIISVSRAIGDAASLMVVGAVSFLTFDPGLFQRFMALPIQIFSYITRPEPGFANAAAAAIIVLILLILALNAIAIYLRQRYSTLN; encoded by the coding sequence ATGGTTAAATCCTCTGTCAAATCCGATACCGTTGAATTTATCGACCATCTCGAACGCCGCGAGGCGATCGGCAAATTCTGCGAGTATCTTTTCCTCTTCGGTTTACTGATCGGTTTGTTCGTTCTGGCGCTGTTGGTGTTGAATATCGCCCACGATGGACTCGGACGACTCTTAACCCCCGGATTCCTCACGGAAACGCCTTCCCGTTTCCCGGAAAGGGGCGGTATCCGTCCGGCGATCATCGGTAGTTTCTATCTGGGGATTATCGTGCTTCTCGTGGCGGTGCCGATCGGGGTCGGGTCGGCTTTGTATCTAGAGGAATACGCCCCGAAAACTTGGTGGACGGCACTGATCGAGGTGAATATCGGCAATCTGGCTGGGGTTCCCTCGATCGTCTACGGCTTATTAGGATTAGCGGTTTTTAACTATCTGCTCAATTTTGGCCCGACGCTGATTTCCGGCGCGTTAACCCTTGCGCTTCTCTCGCTGCCGGTGATTATCGTCACGGCGCGGGAGGCGATCCGGGCGGTTCCCGATTCCCTACGCCAAGCCTCCTACGGTCTAGGCAGTACCAAATGGCAAACGATCCAACACCATGTTTTACCCTACGCGGTGCCAGGGATTCTCACGGGGGTGATTATCTCCGTGTCGCGGGCGATCGGGGACGCGGCTTCCTTAATGGTCGTCGGCGCGGTTAGTTTCCTCACTTTCGATCCTGGTTTATTCCAACGCTTTATGGCACTACCGATTCAAATTTTCAGCTATATCACCCGTCCCGAACCAGGTTTCGCCAATGCGGCGGCGGCCGCGATTATCGTTCTGATCCTGTTAATTCTCGCCCTCAACGCCATCGCCATCTATCTACGTCAACGTTATTCGACACTGAATTAG
- a CDS encoding PstS family phosphate ABC transporter substrate-binding protein, whose translation MKFSHYFFLISLLMASNLIAGCGRPADSAEKEAPVSIDGGAVGFALSLAVAEEYQRIHPEARVSVATSGTGGGFSKFCAGNLDIAGASRVIRKEEIEKCRENGVEFLELPMAIDGLAVIVNKKNQFAKCLTIKELDKMWNTKAEGRITSWKQINPKFPDERLLLFAPPSDTGTFDYFTQAITGKRRNSRTDFTPNRNQNALVQGVIGNPSALAYLGISFYMQNQDRLNLVAIENNEGKCVKPVPIDNVLRNVYNPLSRPLFIYVNKNNLKTNPSLEKFVRFYLENSWKWVDGVGYVALPDEAYVKTLRKFERGETGSKFGKAKPGEPITNFI comes from the coding sequence ATGAAATTCTCTCATTATTTTTTCCTAATCTCCCTTCTGATGGCCAGTAATTTGATCGCCGGTTGCGGTCGCCCGGCCGACTCGGCCGAGAAAGAAGCGCCAGTCTCGATCGACGGTGGTGCGGTGGGTTTCGCCCTCTCCCTCGCCGTTGCCGAAGAATATCAGAGAATCCATCCCGAAGCGCGGGTAAGCGTCGCCACCAGTGGAACCGGGGGCGGTTTTAGTAAGTTCTGCGCCGGAAATCTCGACATCGCCGGGGCATCGCGGGTGATCCGGAAAGAAGAGATCGAGAAATGTCGGGAAAACGGCGTGGAATTTCTGGAATTACCGATGGCGATCGACGGATTGGCGGTGATCGTCAATAAAAAAAATCAATTCGCCAAGTGTTTAACGATTAAAGAACTCGATAAAATGTGGAACACGAAAGCGGAGGGTAGGATTACCAGTTGGAAACAGATTAATCCCAAATTTCCCGACGAAAGATTATTACTTTTCGCGCCGCCTTCCGATACGGGAACCTTCGATTATTTCACCCAAGCGATTACGGGAAAACGGAGAAATAGCCGTACCGATTTCACCCCGAACCGCAATCAAAACGCCCTCGTACAGGGGGTGATCGGCAATCCATCCGCGCTTGCCTATTTAGGCATCTCTTTCTATATGCAGAACCAAGATCGATTGAACTTGGTGGCGATCGAAAATAATGAAGGAAAATGCGTCAAACCGGTCCCCATCGATAACGTTCTCCGCAATGTCTATAATCCCCTTTCCCGTCCCCTGTTTATCTACGTCAACAAGAATAATTTAAAAACGAATCCATCCCTGGAAAAATTCGTGCGCTTCTATTTAGAAAATTCATGGAAATGGGTCGATGGCGTGGGTTACGTCGCTTTACCTGATGAGGCCTACGTCAAAACCCTGCGGAAATTCGAGCGCGGGGAAACGGGATCGAAATTCGGCAAAGCTAAACCGGGAGAACCGATCACGAACTTTATCTAA
- a CDS encoding sulfate ABC transporter substrate-binding protein, whose translation MNVSLLSIRSLFRRFRSLSGRSFLSFLLVGLLASLALASCGGIGSKPEVKLNLVSFSVTKAAHDQIIPKFVEKWRKEHNQKVIFQRSYGGSLAQADDVNAKRSLREIAGKQEADVVHLALPLDVMRISQAGLINRGWEDRVPRRGVVSHSVAAIVTRAGNPKKIQSWADLAREDVTVLSADPKTSGIAIWQLLALWGSVTQTGGEPQQAWDFVRRIYQKIPTLDRDAREASNAFFQEGKGDVLVTYENEVILAARNQPDTSYLVPPVNISIDNPVAVVDRNVDKHGTREVAEAFVDFLYSEPAQQELAKLGYRSVNPFVAKDEGLQFPPIETLFNAQDLGGWTLIQTEFLADKGIFEQIKNQSAS comes from the coding sequence ATGAATGTATCACTGTTGTCAATTCGATCGCTGTTTCGTCGCTTTCGTTCCCTTTCGGGGAGGAGCTTCCTTTCCTTCCTGTTAGTGGGACTGTTGGCAAGTCTCGCCCTCGCCTCCTGCGGCGGGATCGGCTCGAAACCGGAGGTGAAACTGAATCTCGTTTCCTTCTCGGTCACGAAAGCCGCCCACGACCAGATTATCCCGAAATTCGTCGAGAAATGGCGGAAAGAGCATAACCAAAAAGTCATTTTCCAGCGGAGTTACGGCGGTTCCCTAGCCCAGGCCGATGACGTGAACGCAAAGCGCTCGCTACGCGAGATCGCCGGGAAACAAGAGGCGGACGTGGTACATCTCGCCCTTCCCCTCGACGTGATGCGGATATCTCAAGCCGGCCTGATTAATCGCGGTTGGGAAGATCGGGTGCCGCGGCGGGGGGTGGTGAGTCACTCGGTGGCGGCGATCGTCACGCGGGCGGGAAATCCGAAAAAGATTCAATCTTGGGCGGATCTGGCTAGAGAGGACGTTACGGTTCTATCCGCCGATCCGAAAACTTCTGGGATCGCTATTTGGCAGTTATTAGCCCTCTGGGGTTCGGTGACGCAAACGGGGGGCGAACCGCAACAGGCATGGGATTTTGTCCGCCGGATCTATCAAAAGATTCCCACCCTAGACAGGGACGCGCGGGAAGCCAGCAATGCCTTTTTCCAAGAAGGAAAGGGGGATGTTTTAGTCACCTACGAAAACGAGGTAATTCTAGCGGCAAGAAATCAACCCGATACCAGTTACTTAGTCCCCCCGGTCAATATCTCGATCGATAATCCCGTGGCGGTGGTGGATAGAAATGTCGATAAACACGGCACGCGAGAGGTGGCCGAGGCCTTTGTGGATTTCCTCTATTCCGAACCGGCACAACAGGAATTGGCCAAATTGGGCTATCGATCGGTCAATCCCTTCGTGGCCAAGGATGAAGGATTACAATTCCCGCCGATCGAAACTCTTTTCAACGCCCAAGATCTCGGCGGCTGGACGTTGATCCAAACAGAATTTCTCGCCGATAAAGGCATCTTCGAGCAAATTAAGAACCAGTCCGCTTCTTAA
- a CDS encoding cadmium resistance transporter translates to MDWLIEIVKIAVATGIATTFDDNIYLTGFFSEVNRTFRPVHVVVGELVGFTALVSVSLLGFLLGLIIPPIYIGLLGILPLLIGVRNLVTLNRDNERETADRKVNLQRNAQFHGFASRRLSLAQVLRDRQTYRVSAVTISNGGNNLGIYIPLFANSTVAQLAVIIPICYLIVCTWLFLSYNLTRQPGIAVVLSRYASKLFPFVLMWLGLRIILDNGSYRLLIPIG, encoded by the coding sequence ATGGATTGGTTGATCGAAATCGTCAAAATCGCGGTGGCCACCGGCATAGCCACCACCTTCGACGACAATATTTATCTAACTGGCTTCTTTAGCGAGGTAAATCGTACCTTTCGCCCGGTTCACGTCGTCGTCGGCGAGCTAGTCGGGTTTACGGCCTTAGTATCGGTTAGCTTGCTGGGTTTTCTACTCGGCCTAATCATCCCGCCGATTTATATCGGTCTTCTCGGAATCTTGCCGCTCCTCATCGGTGTGAGAAATTTAGTGACTTTAAATCGCGATAACGAGAGGGAAACCGCAGATCGCAAGGTGAATTTGCAAAGAAACGCCCAATTTCATGGGTTCGCCTCCCGCAGACTATCCCTCGCTCAAGTCCTCAGAGATCGCCAAACCTATCGAGTCTCCGCGGTCACGATATCCAATGGCGGCAATAATCTCGGTATCTACATTCCCCTATTCGCCAATAGTACCGTGGCGCAGTTAGCCGTAATCATCCCGATCTGCTATTTAATCGTCTGTACTTGGTTATTTCTCTCCTATAATCTAACCCGCCAACCGGGGATCGCAGTTGTCCTCAGCCGTTATGCGAGTAAGCTTTTCCCTTTTGTGCTGATGTGGTTGGGCCTACGGATTATTCTCGATAACGGCTCCTATCGCCTGTTGATTCCCATCGGCTAA
- a CDS encoding sulfonate ABC transporter substrate-binding protein: MLHRSIKCLWKPWRNWRGVRPAVLFVTSLVGSFLLAGFSHTIAVGQNSRSDNPILNLVDSFKFPRNTTPRLLETVGLFIAGILFCILIDRWFKRSTPDPITPLAKQARRLGTLKIGYPEGMTNLEVLRAQAFLERRLKPFGVTVTWTSFLAASSLIEALSNGMIDFCGGGGTASIFSQAAEHVFVRVAKEKYTAPKGQAILVPEDSPIETLADLKGKRIAFDRGSSAHYVLIRALMRVNLELSDIEPVYATQPEALVLFRRGEIDAWVVWVPYSPTETRTYPGRSLADLESIFGENASLEVPTYYYAVPELVRDYPDVLKVILEEVNEAGAWAKQQELEATRRLAAHHEIDPAIVANLEQRASERAIIPIDDRSLTALQHQAHIFRDLKLIPHRVNVRDGTYTLQTKQNWTY, encoded by the coding sequence ATGCTCCACCGTTCGATCAAGTGTCTCTGGAAACCGTGGCGAAATTGGCGGGGAGTTCGTCCCGCGGTGCTTTTTGTGACCAGCCTGGTCGGGAGCTTTCTCCTGGCTGGATTTTCCCACACGATCGCCGTCGGTCAAAATTCTCGATCCGATAACCCGATTCTCAACCTCGTCGATAGCTTTAAATTCCCCCGGAATACCACTCCCCGGCTATTGGAAACCGTGGGATTATTTATCGCCGGAATTCTCTTCTGTATCCTGATCGATCGCTGGTTCAAGCGCTCAACCCCCGACCCTATCACTCCCCTCGCCAAACAAGCGCGGCGGTTAGGAACCCTCAAGATCGGCTACCCTGAGGGCATGACCAATCTGGAAGTTCTCCGCGCCCAGGCCTTTCTGGAAAGACGCTTAAAACCCTTTGGGGTGACGGTAACGTGGACGAGTTTTCTGGCCGCTTCCTCTCTGATCGAGGCTTTGAGTAACGGAATGATCGACTTCTGCGGTGGTGGCGGTACGGCGAGTATTTTCTCCCAAGCGGCCGAACACGTCTTCGTCCGGGTAGCCAAGGAAAAATATACCGCCCCCAAAGGTCAGGCGATCCTCGTGCCGGAGGATTCGCCAATAGAGACGTTGGCGGATTTAAAAGGAAAAAGAATCGCCTTCGATCGGGGTTCGAGCGCCCATTACGTCCTCATCCGCGCCCTGATGAGAGTGAATCTAGAATTAAGCGATATCGAACCGGTGTATGCAACCCAACCGGAAGCACTGGTGCTTTTCCGTCGCGGTGAGATCGACGCTTGGGTGGTGTGGGTTCCCTACTCGCCCACGGAGACGCGCACCTATCCGGGAAGATCGTTGGCCGATTTGGAGAGCATCTTCGGGGAAAACGCCTCTCTAGAAGTGCCGACCTATTATTATGCGGTTCCCGAATTGGTGCGAGATTATCCCGATGTACTGAAGGTGATTTTAGAAGAGGTGAACGAGGCGGGGGCCTGGGCGAAACAACAGGAGTTAGAGGCGACGAGACGCTTGGCAGCCCACCACGAGATCGATCCGGCGATCGTGGCTAATCTCGAACAACGGGCCTCTGAACGTGCCATTATCCCGATCGATGATCGCTCTCTGACGGCCCTACAACACCAAGCTCATATCTTCCGAGACCTGAAGCTGATCCCCCATCGGGTCAATGTGCGCGACGGAACCTACACCCTACAGACGAAACAAAATTGGACATATTAA
- the sigC gene encoding RNA polymerase sigma factor SigC, translating to MSAINPSTLETEFISPSFSVLKLKENSIDLDEDFLGSDLEDDLVSSPEKSYSKGTTTDLVRLYLQDIGRVPLLKQEEEVEQAQRVQRHLSLLKLRAAAVKQGDAQVQQFVKLIEICDRLTARSAHRPSLERWAKTAQITVSELKNALKAGKQRWAHLAGLEVGKLEEIITLGTRAKEQMIKANLRLVVSVAKKYQNRGLELLDLIQEGTLGLERAVKKFDPSKGYRFSTYAYWWIRQGMTRAIATQSRIIRLPVHITEKLNRIKKAQTKISQMRGRTATVEEIAQELALTPEAVRELLMKVPRSVSLEIKVGKEKDTELLDLLETEALSSENHLVYESLQRDMRELLADLTAREREVIELRYGFLDGKSHSLADIGRTLELSRERVRQIESKALQKLRQSQRHHQICDYFEALS from the coding sequence ATGTCTGCAATTAATCCCTCGACGCTCGAAACTGAATTCATCTCTCCCTCTTTTTCTGTCCTAAAATTGAAGGAAAACTCGATCGACCTAGATGAAGATTTTCTCGGCAGTGATTTAGAAGATGATTTAGTATCTAGTCCTGAAAAAAGCTACAGCAAAGGGACAACTACTGATTTAGTACGTTTATATCTACAAGACATTGGCAGAGTGCCTCTACTCAAACAGGAGGAGGAAGTTGAACAAGCGCAACGGGTGCAGCGTCATCTGTCTTTACTGAAATTACGCGCCGCCGCCGTTAAACAAGGTGATGCACAAGTACAGCAATTTGTCAAGTTAATTGAGATTTGCGATCGGCTAACCGCTCGATCAGCCCATCGTCCCTCCCTAGAACGTTGGGCAAAAACCGCCCAAATCACCGTGTCTGAGTTAAAAAATGCTTTAAAAGCAGGAAAACAGCGTTGGGCGCACCTAGCGGGCTTAGAAGTGGGGAAATTAGAAGAAATTATTACCCTTGGTACCCGTGCCAAAGAACAGATGATCAAGGCCAATTTACGTCTAGTGGTGTCGGTGGCCAAAAAATATCAGAATCGCGGTTTAGAATTATTGGATTTGATTCAAGAGGGAACCCTGGGTTTAGAACGGGCCGTCAAGAAATTTGATCCCAGCAAAGGCTATCGTTTTAGTACCTATGCCTACTGGTGGATCCGTCAAGGAATGACGAGAGCGATCGCAACTCAAAGCCGGATTATTCGCTTACCGGTTCATATTACCGAAAAACTCAACAGAATTAAGAAGGCACAAACGAAAATCTCGCAAATGCGCGGTCGCACTGCGACCGTAGAGGAAATTGCCCAAGAGTTAGCTCTGACTCCTGAAGCTGTGCGGGAATTGTTGATGAAAGTGCCGCGTTCGGTTTCCTTAGAAATAAAAGTAGGTAAGGAAAAAGATACGGAATTATTAGACCTTTTGGAAACCGAAGCACTGTCTTCAGAAAATCATCTTGTCTATGAATCTTTGCAAAGAGATATGAGAGAATTATTGGCAGATTTAACCGCTCGTGAACGAGAAGTGATTGAATTGCGCTATGGTTTTCTCGATGGTAAATCCCATTCTTTGGCTGATATCGGTCGCACTTTGGAATTATCCCGGGAAAGGGTACGACAAATTGAGTCGAAAGCGTTGCAAAAACTGCGTCAATCCCAGCGACATCATCAAATTTGCGATTATTTTGAAGCGTTGAGTTAG
- a CDS encoding anthranilate phosphoribosyltransferase family protein, whose product MSDTFRELLKAIGSGTHTGKNLTRPEAAMATKMMLTQEATPAQIGAFMIAHRIKRPTSDELAGMLDAYAELGPQITLESASFQHPITILGNPYDGRSRTAPVTPITTLILAAAGVPVVLHGGDRMPTKYGISLREIWQQLGADFSQLSLAAVKDCLITTGLTFFYIPRHFPLVQNFVTYREQIGKRPPMATVELIWSPFVGNIHQISGFVHPPTEDRFRETFALRNISHFTTVKGLEGSCDLACNRTAIIGLGNPTDPPSFQRFFLNPRDYGFCPSDYPLESLEMLTAKLKGLLAGEHNELTDAAIFNGGFYLWRCGIAPDLPTGFQQAQKCLQSGKALAKLQQISNYLENQE is encoded by the coding sequence ATGAGCGATACTTTTCGAGAATTATTAAAAGCGATCGGTAGTGGCACCCATACGGGCAAAAATCTAACCCGTCCTGAAGCGGCGATGGCCACCAAGATGATGTTAACCCAAGAAGCAACTCCTGCTCAAATCGGTGCTTTTATGATTGCCCATCGCATTAAACGCCCCACCAGCGATGAGTTAGCGGGAATGCTTGATGCCTACGCCGAGCTTGGCCCGCAAATAACCCTAGAATCAGCCTCTTTTCAGCATCCGATCACTATTTTGGGCAATCCCTACGATGGACGTTCTCGCACTGCCCCGGTTACTCCGATCACTACTTTAATCCTAGCGGCGGCAGGGGTTCCCGTAGTCCTGCACGGGGGCGATCGAATGCCGACTAAATACGGTATTTCCCTCAGGGAAATCTGGCAGCAATTAGGAGCAGATTTTAGTCAATTATCCTTAGCAGCAGTGAAAGACTGTTTAATCACCACAGGATTGACTTTTTTCTATATTCCGCGCCATTTTCCCCTAGTACAGAATTTTGTTACCTATCGGGAGCAAATCGGTAAACGTCCCCCCATGGCCACGGTAGAGTTAATCTGGTCGCCTTTTGTCGGTAATATTCATCAAATATCGGGTTTTGTTCACCCCCCCACCGAAGATCGTTTTCGCGAAACTTTTGCCCTGAGAAATATCTCTCACTTCACCACCGTGAAAGGATTAGAGGGGAGTTGTGATTTAGCCTGTAATCGGACGGCGATTATCGGTCTGGGAAATCCCACCGATCCCCCTTCCTTTCAGCGATTTTTCTTAAATCCTCGCGATTATGGCTTCTGTCCTTCGGATTATCCCCTCGAATCTTTAGAGATGCTCACCGCTAAATTAAAGGGTTTATTAGCTGGAGAACATAATGAATTAACCGATGCGGCAATTTTTAACGGTGGTTTTTATCTTTGGCGCTGTGGAATTGCCCCAGATCTACCCACGGGTTTCCAACAAGCACAAAAATGTTTACAGTCGGGAAAAGCTCTGGCTAAACTGCAACAGATCAGTAATTATCTGGAAAATCAGGAATAG
- a CDS encoding LysR family transcriptional regulator, translating into MRIEQLQAFLAVADTGNFGQAARQCGVTQSTISRQIQSLETDLGLPLFHRTAQAKLTIAGEKLLPRAKRICQEWTNVHEEITDLQAGKQPELCVAAIHSVCAHYLPPILPKFCAEYPEVQLRVTALGSDRALKVLRDGLVDVALVMNNRFLTSSPEMVVEILYEEAIEILMAANHPLTQYKEVPWSELIPYPQVVFKDGYGMQRLVQEWFSRQDAHLKTVMELNTLDAFRGVVRQGNIIALLPQSALMEARSDATLAIRPLRLGSGQALASPSGENPHLNNGKFSHRLTRQVVLVTTSDRLQIPPIAHFCQLVRQMKQSVVKS; encoded by the coding sequence ATGCGGATTGAGCAATTGCAAGCCTTTTTAGCCGTAGCCGATACGGGCAATTTCGGTCAAGCAGCGCGCCAGTGTGGAGTCACCCAATCGACTATCAGCCGCCAGATTCAATCCCTAGAAACCGATTTGGGCTTACCTCTTTTCCATCGTACCGCCCAAGCGAAGTTAACCATTGCCGGGGAGAAATTACTGCCCCGGGCGAAACGGATTTGTCAAGAATGGACGAATGTTCACGAGGAAATCACCGACCTACAGGCAGGAAAACAGCCAGAATTGTGCGTGGCGGCGATTCATTCCGTGTGCGCCCATTATTTACCGCCGATTTTGCCGAAATTTTGTGCTGAATACCCAGAAGTTCAGTTAAGAGTGACAGCCCTAGGCAGCGATCGCGCTTTAAAAGTCTTGCGGGATGGTTTAGTAGATGTGGCCTTGGTAATGAATAATCGTTTTCTCACCTCTAGCCCGGAGATGGTGGTAGAAATATTATATGAAGAAGCGATCGAAATTCTCATGGCCGCTAATCATCCCCTCACCCAATACAAAGAAGTGCCATGGTCAGAATTAATCCCCTATCCGCAAGTGGTTTTCAAAGATGGCTACGGAATGCAAAGATTAGTACAAGAATGGTTTTCCCGTCAGGATGCCCACCTGAAAACTGTCATGGAATTAAACACTCTCGATGCTTTTCGCGGTGTGGTGCGTCAGGGTAATATTATCGCTCTTCTGCCCCAATCTGCCCTGATGGAGGCTCGTAGCGATGCTACCCTCGCCATTCGTCCCCTTCGACTTGGCTCAGGGCAAGCTCTTGCTTCCCCTAGTGGCGAAAATCCCCATCTTAATAATGGTAAATTTAGTCATCGTCTCACCCGTCAGGTAGTCCTTGTCACCACCAGCGATCGCCTACAGATACCACCGATCGCTCATTTTTGTCAATTAGTGCGGCAAATGAAGCAAAGTGTGGTTAAAAGCTGA
- a CDS encoding glutamate-5-semialdehyde dehydrogenase, with the protein MIESSSTPPLTIFKQAYNAFLALGQFNGNERNRGVIAIAKGIKTGFDRILEANTLDLEVSREMAVSEQMIRWLRLTPERLETTVEVLQQLAEASDPLQQVINAAYQLNPSQTYCQRMPLGVIAFVYEGFPELAMVAAGFSLKSGNSLIIRGSNASSHSDGVITEIIQEALEDVGLPVDCVSGLPCDSSPSLEELLTQENYVNLIIPYGRPSLIGRVSQLATVPVLRAAMGNCYLYWSPSGDLELARQVIIDSHGSIPDPVNAIEKVLISPHQNSSTLSRLFKSLQEKGFKLRGDTRLAADFPEHLTIATDNDWQRPYLEKTLAFRLVDTLTDAIAWINKYSSGHADCIVTESYRESRQFAMESDSALVYINSSPRFDRNPKQGESVFLGISNQKGQRRGLINLETFTTLKQVVQG; encoded by the coding sequence ATGATCGAAAGTTCCTCCACCCCCCCCCTGACGATCTTTAAGCAAGCATACAATGCTTTTCTGGCTCTAGGTCAATTTAATGGCAACGAAAGAAATCGCGGAGTAATTGCGATCGCTAAGGGCATTAAAACTGGCTTTGATCGCATTTTAGAAGCCAATACCCTCGATTTAGAAGTCAGTCGAGAGATGGCCGTCTCAGAACAAATGATTCGCTGGTTACGGTTAACTCCCGAACGTTTAGAGACGACGGTGGAGGTATTGCAACAACTAGCGGAAGCATCGGATCCGCTGCAACAGGTAATTAACGCTGCCTATCAACTGAATCCTTCCCAAACCTATTGCCAAAGGATGCCTTTAGGAGTGATTGCCTTCGTCTATGAAGGTTTTCCCGAATTAGCAATGGTAGCGGCGGGATTTTCCCTAAAAAGTGGCAATAGTTTGATTATTCGCGGTTCCAATGCCTCTAGTCATTCCGATGGGGTGATTACGGAAATCATCCAAGAAGCATTGGAAGATGTGGGTTTACCCGTGGATTGTGTGAGTGGTTTGCCCTGTGATTCTAGTCCCTCCCTAGAGGAGTTGCTGACCCAGGAAAATTATGTTAATTTGATTATTCCCTACGGTCGCCCTAGTTTAATCGGTCGGGTAAGTCAATTGGCCACGGTTCCCGTTTTGCGCGCGGCGATGGGAAACTGTTATTTGTATTGGTCTCCTAGTGGCGATTTGGAGTTAGCCCGTCAGGTAATTATCGATAGTCATGGCAGTATACCCGATCCGGTTAATGCGATCGAAAAAGTTTTAATTAGTCCCCATCAGAATTCTTCGACTTTAAGTCGTTTGTTTAAAAGTTTGCAGGAAAAAGGCTTTAAATTGCGGGGAGATACCCGATTAGCGGCGGATTTTCCGGAACATTTAACCATTGCTACCGATAATGATTGGCAAAGACCCTATTTAGAAAAAACCCTGGCCTTTAGGTTAGTGGATACCCTCACTGATGCGATCGCTTGGATTAATAAGTATAGTAGCGGTCATGCCGATTGTATTGTCACCGAATCCTATCGAGAAAGTCGTCAATTCGCCATGGAGTCCGATAGTGCTTTAGTTTATATCAATTCTTCACCCCGATTTGATCGCAATCCCAAACAGGGAGAATCGGTATTTTTGGGCATTTCCAACCAAAAAGGCCAGCGCCGGGGGTTAATCAACCTAGAAACCTTTACCACCCTTAAACAGGTAGTGCAGGGCTAG